The following are encoded together in the Chroicocephalus ridibundus unplaced genomic scaffold, bChrRid1.1 SCAFFOLD_26, whole genome shotgun sequence genome:
- the LOC134509652 gene encoding olfactory receptor 5B21-like, translating into MDGGQWVNGTPPVEFLLLAMSDDPSLQTLPFILSLVIYTVTVFGNILIVVLVMADQHLRTPMYFFLDNLSSLEICYSSTILSRLLASFLTGDKTISAHGCMAQFYFFSSSAGTECYLLAAMPYDRYLAICQPLLYASHVTWKVSLQLAAASWLGGLLLFAVLIFLLFQLKFYSPKAIDHFCDFTLLMELSCSDTNVLTGAALIFVFLDAVFPFLFTLASYVFIIAAILRILSHQGRQKAFSTCSSHLTVVTLFYGTLIIVYMLPRTTPPRQLNKEFSFFYTVLTALINALISSLRNKEVREALWKVLRKAKACTQNSWREGDSRNKPLASLSQGQVLNTGHTSRSVCHCAYLKLAQG; encoded by the coding sequence ATGGATGGAGGGCAATGGGTCAATGGGACACCACCAGTGGAGTTCCTGCTGCTGGCAATGAGTGATGATCCCTCTCTCCAGACACTGCCCTTCATCCTTTCACTTGTCATCTACACTGTGACTGTCTTTGGGAACATCCTCATTGTTGTACTGGTGATGGCAGATCAGCATCTGcgcacccccatgtacttcttcctggACAATCTGTCCTCCTTGGAGATCTGCTACAGCTCCACCATCTTGTCCCGGCTGCTGGCCAGCTTCCTGACTGGGGACAAGACCATCTCTGCTCATGGCTGTATGGCtcagttctactttttttccagttctgctggtACTGAGTGTTACCTGCTGGCAGCCATGCCCTATGATCGGTACTTAGCCATCTGCCAGCCCTTACTCTATGCAAGCCACGTGACCTGGAAGGTGAGTCTCCAGTTGGCAGCTGCGTCTTGGCTGGGGGGATTGCTGCTATTTGCAGTACTCATCTTCCTCTTATTTCAGTTGAAGTTCTACAGCCCCAAGGCAATTGACCACTTCTGTGATTTTACTCTGTTgatggagctctcctgcagtgacaccaaCGTGCTTACAGGGGCCGCTTTAATCTTTGTCTTCTTGGATGCAGtattcccttttctgttcacacTGGCCTCCTATGTGTTTATCATAGCTGCCATCCTGAGGATCCTGTCCCATCAGGGCAGGCAAAAAGCCTTCTCCACCTGTTCCTCTCACCTTACTGTCGTCACTCTCTTCTATGGCACTCTTATCATTGTCTATATGCTGCCCAGGACAACTCCACCGAGGCAGCTCAACAAAGAATTCTCCTTTTTCTACACTGTCCTCACAGCCCTGATTAACGCCCTCATCTCCAGTTTGAGGAACAAGGAGGTCAGGGAGGCCCTCTGGAAGGTGCTCAGGAAAGCAAAGGCCTGCACCCAGAACTCCTGGCGTGAGGGTGACAGTAGGAACAAACCACTTGCAAGTCTTTCACAAGGGCAAGTGCTGAATACTGGGCACACCTCCAGAAGTGTGTGCCACTGCGCCTACTTGAAACTAGCGCAGGGATGA